One region of Centropristis striata isolate RG_2023a ecotype Rhode Island chromosome 3, C.striata_1.0, whole genome shotgun sequence genomic DNA includes:
- the LOC131968347 gene encoding uncharacterized protein LOC131968347, translated as MAGRLLLIILIYSFHEIHAQALLPPKLTCYFYTLSGGIVRSFSCLKTLTASELLKMSYLSLPADVKVKCSYLHGSQSPESDTSSIVIRRSLPPKLTVSPAVITETDSVTLNCQTPSSVTVSQCNFYTVSEGIVRVFLSSCLKTLTATELLEISHQSSPAEVQVRCFYKIGELSSTSPYSEISSINIHSLKPQMSLQHFLSYCVFFTCAVPGSADGGTRCNLYFGEESLQVQTRKIWKETTSKKQSFCRFTVTINDLLSYLSSVQQRDASCDYSLGSEPNSLSPRSDAYSLTDIVEKETHVTESLPTFPVTTGRTLLSRSSSQSSYYMS; from the exons ATGGCTGGACGTCTGCTGCTCATCATCCTCATCT ATTCCTTTCATGAGATTCATGCACAAG CTCTTCTTCCACCTAAACTGACA tgtTATTTCTACACTTTAAGTGGAGGAATTGTCAGAAGCTTCTCTTGTCTGAAGACACTGACAGCGAGTGAGCTGCTGAAGATGTCATATCTGAGTTTGCCTGCTGATGTTAAAGTGAAATGTTCTTACCTTCACGGGTCTCAATCTCCAGAGAGTGATACGTCCTCCATCGTCATTCGAA GATCTCTTCCACCTAAACTGACAGTGAGTCCAGCGGTGATCACAGAGACAGACTCAGTCACACTGAACTGTCAGACTCCATCATCCGTTACTGTGTCTCAGTGTAATTTCTACACTGTAAGTGAAGGAATCGTCAGAGTCTTCTTGTCTTCTTGTCTGAAGACACTGACAGCGACTGAGCTCCTGGAGATATCACATCAGAGTTCACCTGCTGAGGTCCAAGTGAGATGTTTCTACAAGATTGGAGAGTTAAGTTCAACATCCCCATACAGTGAAATATCCTCCATCAACATACACA GTCTAAAGCCACAGATGAGTCTTCAACATTTTCTTAGTTACTGTGTTTTCTTCACCTGCGCCGTGCCTGGATCTGCTGATGGTGGTACACGATGTAACCTGTACTTTGGAGAAGAAAGTCTTCAAGTCCAAACAAGAAAAATCTGGAAGGAAACAACCTCAAAGAAACAGTCGTTCTGCCGGTTTACTGTCACAATTAATGATTTGCTGAGTTATCTAAGTTCAGTTCAACAAAGAGATGCCAGCTGTGATTACAGTTTGGGAAGTGAACCCAACTCTTTGTCTCCTCGTAGTGATGCATACAGCTTGACTG aCATTGTGGAGAAAGAGACACATGTGACTGAGAGTCTGCCGACATTTCCTGTGACCACAGGTAGGACGTTATTATCCAGATCATCATCACAGAGCTCTTACTATATGTCTTAG